Proteins co-encoded in one Symmachiella macrocystis genomic window:
- a CDS encoding DUF1559 domain-containing protein, translating to MTQPSVHYPDQFPINWRAGMSTNVRRKNQGFTLIELLVVIAIIAILIALLLPAVQQAREAARRTQCRNNMKQLGLALHNYHDVHKVFPIASYYDFSGLDETPPVWDARLNSQWAWSVMILPYLDQGNLYEVLGVGDRTFEQAANDPEGLKGLRSPLPAFICPSDIGEGLNENRPFPDQPGGPMVVPVGTTFAKSNYMACNGNRGDGDGIFPSGGGMVAIKNVSDGLSNTIMVGERRSREGFWAGIWAGQELSDQGITNVWCLAGLTEYQMNTGKHSLDPSDTNAVDNPKIAFSSEHEGGAFFLLGDGSVHFINDSIQWNDSAADSNDVGIYHLLGSMNDGLVVNEF from the coding sequence GTGACGCAACCATCGGTACATTATCCCGATCAATTTCCCATCAATTGGAGAGCTGGTATGAGCACAAATGTCCGGAGGAAGAATCAAGGTTTTACGCTGATCGAGCTATTGGTAGTTATTGCCATTATCGCGATTTTGATTGCTTTACTTTTGCCTGCCGTGCAGCAGGCGCGGGAAGCAGCGCGGCGGACACAATGTCGAAATAATATGAAACAACTCGGTTTGGCACTGCACAACTATCACGACGTTCACAAGGTGTTCCCGATTGCAAGTTACTATGACTTTTCGGGCCTAGATGAAACCCCACCTGTGTGGGATGCTCGTTTGAACAGCCAATGGGCTTGGTCGGTCATGATCCTTCCGTATCTGGACCAAGGCAACCTCTACGAAGTACTCGGTGTCGGCGATAGAACGTTTGAACAAGCCGCTAATGACCCGGAGGGTCTTAAGGGGTTGCGCAGTCCTTTGCCCGCATTCATTTGTCCTTCGGATATCGGCGAGGGGCTTAACGAAAACCGCCCCTTCCCGGATCAACCCGGCGGACCGATGGTTGTGCCTGTTGGAACCACATTTGCAAAATCGAACTACATGGCTTGCAATGGTAACCGAGGCGATGGCGATGGAATTTTCCCCAGCGGCGGTGGGATGGTTGCGATTAAAAACGTCAGCGATGGTCTGTCGAATACGATTATGGTCGGCGAACGTCGCTCGCGGGAAGGATTCTGGGCGGGTATATGGGCCGGTCAAGAGTTATCCGACCAAGGCATCACAAACGTTTGGTGTCTCGCTGGCCTGACTGAGTATCAAATGAATACCGGCAAACATAGCCTCGACCCCTCGGACACGAACGCCGTGGACAATCCGAAGATCGCGTTTAGCAGTGAACACGAAGGCGGCGCGTTCTTCTTGCTGGGGGACGGTTCAGTACACTTCATCAACGACAGCATCCAGTGGAACGATTCTGCTGCTGATTCGAACGATGTGGGCATCTACCACCTGCTTGGGTCGATGAACGATGGCCTTGTGGTTAACGAATTCTAA